In one window of Vanrija pseudolonga chromosome 5, complete sequence DNA:
- the ugo1 gene encoding Mitochondrial fusion and transport protein ugo1 → MSSGSSRPTSVRGLYTPPAEEWVFLPPTVSPPATAQAQHSPPAHNPTPFTPEDDDLADLGLPGPVQLFGSQFFITALGMPFEVGKTLLQVEYRPRKKYAPAEVSAEHEREASRDWGAEDDTLNNPDEADVYFSDRLVAPTGNFVPPPPPKSADASGYLEDTSPTWLLKDDPDISRGNGVWGMIRRVRATASEGLPALWKGQVVATLHGVLSTVLQPRIHSLVFSAVPSSGAPLPLDFPLTALPHPGVPLVLQVTSHALTQFLLSPLELVKTRLIVSPGSLPSTPSSVTLLRRAIRDEGGFTGLYLAPNVLIPTLLEVVLKPLLSLSIPLVLERQFGISPDISPLTYSLADVALNIASLLVILPVETVRKRLQLQSRAPGGKKTRSVVRLRDRDYVGVVEAIWRIITEETAAPRKRRMTEKDEGGMFSGICQLYRGFGMAVSSHVTVFALQLVTAGLGGGGRHDSGWQEI, encoded by the exons ATGAGCTCGGGTTCGTCCCGGCCGACCTCGGTCCGCGGGCTGTACA cgccgccagcggaAGAATGGGTCTTCCTCCCTCCGACCGTGTCGCCGCCAGccacggcgcaggcgcagcatTCGCCGCCCGCGCACAACCCGACGCCGTTCAcccccgaggacgacgacctcgccgacctcggcctcccgGGCCCGGTGCAGCTCTTCGGGAGCCAGTTCTTCATCACGGCCCTCGGCATGCCCTTCGAGGTCGGAAAAACGCTCCTCCAGGTCGAGTACCGCCCGAGAAAAAAGTACGCGCCGGCCGAAGTGAGCGcagagcacgagcgcgaggcgagccGCGACTGGGgagccgaggacgacacgcTCAACAACCCTGACGAGGCAGACGTCTACTTTTCTgaccggctcgtcgcgcccacCGGCAACTTTGtgccccctccgccgcccaAGTCGGCCGACGCGTCAGGCTACCTCGAGGACA cctcgccgacctggctCCTGAAAGACGACCCAGACATCTCGCGCGGTAACGGGGTCTGGGGCATGAtccgccgcgtgcgcgccacggcgtccGAGGGCCTGCCCGCGCTGTGGAAGGGCCAGGTGGTCGCGACGCTGCACGGCGTGCTGTCGACCGTGCTCCAGCCGCGGATCCACTCGCTCGTCTTCTCGGCCGTgccgtcgtctggcgcgccgctgcccctcGACTTTCCTCTCACGGCGCTGCCGCACCCCGGCGTGCCCCTCGTGCTGCAGGTCACGTCGCACGCACTCACGCAGTTCCtgctctcgccgctcgagctcgtcaagacGCGCCTGATCGTCAGCCCGGGCAGCCtgcccagcacgccgagcagcgtcaCGCTCCTGCGCCGTGCGatccgcgacgagggcggcttCACGGGCCTGTACCTCGCCCCCAACGTCCTCATTCCCACGCTGCTCGAAGTGGTCCTCAAGCCGCTGTTGAGCCTGTCGAtcccgctcgtgctcgagcgccagTTTGGCATCTCGCCCGACATCTCCCCGCTGACGTACTCGCTCGCCGATGTCGCGCTCAACATTGCCTCGCTGCTCGTCATCCTGCCGGTCGAAACGGTCCGCAAACGTCTCCAGCTCCAgagccgcgcgccgggcggcaaGAAGACGCGCTCGGTCGTGCGTCTCCGTGACCGTGACTATGTCGGTGTGGTCGAGGCCATCTGGCGCATCATCACCGAGGAGACGGCCGCGCCCAGGAAGCGCAGGATGacggagaaggacgagggaGGCATGTTCTCGGGCATCTGCCAGCTGTACCGTGGG